From the Lolium rigidum isolate FL_2022 chromosome 2, APGP_CSIRO_Lrig_0.1, whole genome shotgun sequence genome, one window contains:
- the LOC124693306 gene encoding uncharacterized protein LOC124693306, translating into MRCEGVDLMLTCVMECIKHGHGIAFAVSSTRTGRFSATVTELHGQVVVGSHLLGNNAGASGAHWKQLAGCRDHINYYLACLQEVLMMQQLQGGPVGWERSC; encoded by the exons ATGAG ATGTGAAGGAGTAGACCTGATGCTTACCTGTGTGATGGAGTGCATCAAACACGGCCACGGCATCGCGTTTGCAGT GAGCAGTACAAGAACAGGAAGATTCAGTGCTACTGTTACTGAACTACACGGCCAGGTGGTTGTAGGTAGCCATCTGTTGGGAAATAATGCTGGAGCGAGCGGTGCACACTGGAAGCAGTTGGCAGGTTGCCGTGATCACATCAACTATTATCTAGCTTGCCTACAAGAAGTCCTGATGATGCAGCAGCTACAAGGCGGACCTGTAGGTTGGGAGAGGTCATGCTAA